A window of Theropithecus gelada isolate Dixy chromosome 14, Tgel_1.0, whole genome shotgun sequence contains these coding sequences:
- the FOXRED1 gene encoding FAD-dependent oxidoreductase domain-containing protein 1 isoform X3 → MAGGSRPGRGSRRGHGETVTYSVGGGALRATGQLARSSEWRLARSSDGWDNSEAAVRLSEGAGLRGAMIRRVLLHGLGRGLLTRRPGTRRGGFSLDWDGKVSEIKKKIKSILPGTPRDLLPDTSHLPPEHSDVVIVGGGVLGLSVAYWLKKLENRQGGMRVLVVERDHTYSQASTGLSVGGICQQFSLPENIQLSLFSASFLRNINYLAVTNAPPLDLQFNPSGYLLLASEKDAAAMESNVKVQKQEGAKVCLMSPDQLRNKFPWINTEGVALASYGMENEGWFDPWCLLHGLRQKLASMGVFFCQGEVTRFVTSSQCMLTTNDEMVTLKSIHEVHVKMDHSLEYQPVECAIVINAAGAWSAQIAALAGIGKGPPGTLQGTKLPVEPRKRYVYVWHCPQGPGLETPLVADTSGAYFRREGLGSNYLGGRSPTEEEEPDPANLEVDHDFFQEKVWPHLALRVPAFETLKVQTAWAGYYDYNTFDQNGVVGPHPLVVNMYFATGFSGHGLQQAPGVGRAVAEMILEGSFQTIDLSPFLFNRFYLGEKTQENNIM, encoded by the exons ATGGCGGGTGGGAGCAGGCCTGGGCGGGGCTCCCGGAGAGGTCACGGGGAGACGGTCACCTATAGCGTGGGGGGCGGAGCCCTGAGGGCCACTGGCCAATTGGCGCGCTCGTCTGAATGGCGTTTGGCGCGGAGCAGTGACGGCTGGGATAATAGCGAGGCAGCTGTGCGGCTCTCAGAGGGTGCCGGTCTCAGAGGGGCCATGATTCGGAGGGTTCTGCTGCACGGCTTGGGCCGGGGCCTCTTGACCCGGAGGCCAGGCACTCGCAGAGGAGGCTTTTCTCTGG ACTGGGATGGAAAGGTGTCCGAGATTAAGAAGAAGATCAAGTCGATCCTGCCTGGAACGCCCCGTGATCTACTGCCAGACACCAGCCACCTGCCCCCCGAGCACTCGGATGTGGTGATCGTGGGAGGTGGGGTGCTTGGCTTGTCTGTGGCCTATTGGCTGAAGAAGCTGGAGAACCGACAAGGTGGTATGCGGGTGCTAGTGGTGGAACGGGACCACACG TATTCACAGGCCTCCACTGGGCTCTCAGTGGGTGGGATTTGTCAGCAGTTCTCATTGCCTGAGAACATCCAGCTCTCCCTCTTTTCAGCCAGCTTTCTACGGAACATCAAT TACCTGGCCGTAACCAATGCCCCTCCGCTGGACCTCCAGTTCAACCCCTCAGGCTACCTCTTGCTGGCTTCAGAAAAGGATGCTGCAGCCATGGAGAGCAACGTGAAAGTGCAGAA ACAGGAGGGAGCCAAAGTTTGTCTGATGTCTCCTGATCAGCTTCGGAACAAGTTTCCCTGGATAAACACAGAGGGAGTGGCTCTGGCGTCTTATG GGATGGAGAATGAAGGTTGGTTTGACCCCTGGTGTCTGCTCCACGGGCTTCGGCAAAAGCTCGCGTCCATGGGAGTCTTTTTCTGCCAGGGAGAGGTGACAC GTTTTGTCACTTCATCTCAATGCATGTTGACCACAAATGACGAAATGGTGACCTTGAAAAGCATCCATGAAGTCCAT GTGAAGATGGATCACAGCCTGGAGTACCAGCCTGTGGAATGCGCCATTGTGATCAACGCAGCCGGAGCCTGGTCTGCACAAATCGCAGCGCTGGCTGGTATTGGAAAGGGGCCGCCTGGCACCCTGCAGGGCACCAAGCTACCTGTGGAGCCGAGGAAAAG GTATGTGTATGTATGGCACTGCCCCCAGGGACCAGGCCTAGAGACTCCGCTTGTTGCAGACACCAGTGGAGCCTATTTCCGCCGGGAAGGATTAGGTAGCAACTACCTAGGTGGTCGTAGCCCCACTGAG GAGGAAGAACCAGACCCAGCGAACCTGGAAGTGGACCATGATTTCTTCCAGGAGAAGGTGTGGCCCCATTTGGCCCTGAGGGTCCCAGCTTTTGAGACTCTGAAG GTTCAGACAGCCTGGGCCGGCTATTACGACTACAACACTTTTGACCAGAATGGTGTGGTGGGCCCCCACCCACTAGTTGTCAACATGTACTTTGCTACTGGCTTCAGTGGTCACGGGCTCCAGCAGGCCCCTGGCGTTGGGCGAGCTGTGGCAGAGATGATACTGGAGGGCAGCTTCCAGACCATCGACCTGAGCCCCTTCCTCTTCAACCGCTTTTACTTGGGAGAGAAGACCCAGGAGAACAACATCATGTGA
- the FOXRED1 gene encoding FAD-dependent oxidoreductase domain-containing protein 1 isoform X1 has product MAGGSRPGRGSRRGHGETVTYSVGGGALRATGQLARSSEWRLARSSDGWDNSEAAVRLSEGAGLRGAMIRRVLLHGLGRGLLTRRPGTRRGGFSLDWDGKVSEIKKKIKSILPGTPRDLLPDTSHLPPEHSDVVIVGGGVLGLSVAYWLKKLENRQGGMRVLVVERDHTYSQASTGLSVGGICQQFSLPENIQLSLFSASFLRNINEYLAVTNAPPLDLQFNPSGYLLLASEKDAAAMESNVKVQKQEGAKVCLMSPDQLRNKFPWINTEGVALASYGMENEGWFDPWCLLHGLRQKLASMGVFFCQGEVTRFVTSSQCMLTTNDEMVTLKSIHEVHVKMDHSLEYQPVECAIVINAAGAWSAQIAALAGIGKGPPGTLQGTKLPVEPRKRYVYVWHCPQGPGLETPLVADTSGAYFRREGLGSNYLGGRSPTEEEEPDPANLEVDHDFFQEKVWPHLALRVPAFETLKVQTAWAGYYDYNTFDQNGVVGPHPLVVNMYFATGFSGHGLQQAPGVGRAVAEMILEGSFQTIDLSPFLFNRFYLGEKTQENNIM; this is encoded by the exons ATGGCGGGTGGGAGCAGGCCTGGGCGGGGCTCCCGGAGAGGTCACGGGGAGACGGTCACCTATAGCGTGGGGGGCGGAGCCCTGAGGGCCACTGGCCAATTGGCGCGCTCGTCTGAATGGCGTTTGGCGCGGAGCAGTGACGGCTGGGATAATAGCGAGGCAGCTGTGCGGCTCTCAGAGGGTGCCGGTCTCAGAGGGGCCATGATTCGGAGGGTTCTGCTGCACGGCTTGGGCCGGGGCCTCTTGACCCGGAGGCCAGGCACTCGCAGAGGAGGCTTTTCTCTGG ACTGGGATGGAAAGGTGTCCGAGATTAAGAAGAAGATCAAGTCGATCCTGCCTGGAACGCCCCGTGATCTACTGCCAGACACCAGCCACCTGCCCCCCGAGCACTCGGATGTGGTGATCGTGGGAGGTGGGGTGCTTGGCTTGTCTGTGGCCTATTGGCTGAAGAAGCTGGAGAACCGACAAGGTGGTATGCGGGTGCTAGTGGTGGAACGGGACCACACG TATTCACAGGCCTCCACTGGGCTCTCAGTGGGTGGGATTTGTCAGCAGTTCTCATTGCCTGAGAACATCCAGCTCTCCCTCTTTTCAGCCAGCTTTCTACGGAACATCAAT GAGTACCTGGCCGTAACCAATGCCCCTCCGCTGGACCTCCAGTTCAACCCCTCAGGCTACCTCTTGCTGGCTTCAGAAAAGGATGCTGCAGCCATGGAGAGCAACGTGAAAGTGCAGAA ACAGGAGGGAGCCAAAGTTTGTCTGATGTCTCCTGATCAGCTTCGGAACAAGTTTCCCTGGATAAACACAGAGGGAGTGGCTCTGGCGTCTTATG GGATGGAGAATGAAGGTTGGTTTGACCCCTGGTGTCTGCTCCACGGGCTTCGGCAAAAGCTCGCGTCCATGGGAGTCTTTTTCTGCCAGGGAGAGGTGACAC GTTTTGTCACTTCATCTCAATGCATGTTGACCACAAATGACGAAATGGTGACCTTGAAAAGCATCCATGAAGTCCAT GTGAAGATGGATCACAGCCTGGAGTACCAGCCTGTGGAATGCGCCATTGTGATCAACGCAGCCGGAGCCTGGTCTGCACAAATCGCAGCGCTGGCTGGTATTGGAAAGGGGCCGCCTGGCACCCTGCAGGGCACCAAGCTACCTGTGGAGCCGAGGAAAAG GTATGTGTATGTATGGCACTGCCCCCAGGGACCAGGCCTAGAGACTCCGCTTGTTGCAGACACCAGTGGAGCCTATTTCCGCCGGGAAGGATTAGGTAGCAACTACCTAGGTGGTCGTAGCCCCACTGAG GAGGAAGAACCAGACCCAGCGAACCTGGAAGTGGACCATGATTTCTTCCAGGAGAAGGTGTGGCCCCATTTGGCCCTGAGGGTCCCAGCTTTTGAGACTCTGAAG GTTCAGACAGCCTGGGCCGGCTATTACGACTACAACACTTTTGACCAGAATGGTGTGGTGGGCCCCCACCCACTAGTTGTCAACATGTACTTTGCTACTGGCTTCAGTGGTCACGGGCTCCAGCAGGCCCCTGGCGTTGGGCGAGCTGTGGCAGAGATGATACTGGAGGGCAGCTTCCAGACCATCGACCTGAGCCCCTTCCTCTTCAACCGCTTTTACTTGGGAGAGAAGACCCAGGAGAACAACATCATGTGA
- the FOXRED1 gene encoding FAD-dependent oxidoreductase domain-containing protein 1 isoform X4: MRVLVVERDHTYSQASTGLSVGGICQQFSLPENIQLSLFSASFLRNINEYLAVTNAPPLDLQFNPSGYLLLASEKDAAAMESNVKVQKQEGAKVCLMSPDQLRNKFPWINTEGVALASYGMENEGWFDPWCLLHGLRQKLASMGVFFCQGEVTRFVTSSQCMLTTNDEMVTLKSIHEVHVKMDHSLEYQPVECAIVINAAGAWSAQIAALAGIGKGPPGTLQGTKLPVEPRKRYVYVWHCPQGPGLETPLVADTSGAYFRREGLGSNYLGGRSPTEEEEPDPANLEVDHDFFQEKVWPHLALRVPAFETLKVQTAWAGYYDYNTFDQNGVVGPHPLVVNMYFATGFSGHGLQQAPGVGRAVAEMILEGSFQTIDLSPFLFNRFYLGEKTQENNIM; the protein is encoded by the exons ATGCGGGTGCTAGTGGTGGAACGGGACCACACG TATTCACAGGCCTCCACTGGGCTCTCAGTGGGTGGGATTTGTCAGCAGTTCTCATTGCCTGAGAACATCCAGCTCTCCCTCTTTTCAGCCAGCTTTCTACGGAACATCAAT GAGTACCTGGCCGTAACCAATGCCCCTCCGCTGGACCTCCAGTTCAACCCCTCAGGCTACCTCTTGCTGGCTTCAGAAAAGGATGCTGCAGCCATGGAGAGCAACGTGAAAGTGCAGAA ACAGGAGGGAGCCAAAGTTTGTCTGATGTCTCCTGATCAGCTTCGGAACAAGTTTCCCTGGATAAACACAGAGGGAGTGGCTCTGGCGTCTTATG GGATGGAGAATGAAGGTTGGTTTGACCCCTGGTGTCTGCTCCACGGGCTTCGGCAAAAGCTCGCGTCCATGGGAGTCTTTTTCTGCCAGGGAGAGGTGACAC GTTTTGTCACTTCATCTCAATGCATGTTGACCACAAATGACGAAATGGTGACCTTGAAAAGCATCCATGAAGTCCAT GTGAAGATGGATCACAGCCTGGAGTACCAGCCTGTGGAATGCGCCATTGTGATCAACGCAGCCGGAGCCTGGTCTGCACAAATCGCAGCGCTGGCTGGTATTGGAAAGGGGCCGCCTGGCACCCTGCAGGGCACCAAGCTACCTGTGGAGCCGAGGAAAAG GTATGTGTATGTATGGCACTGCCCCCAGGGACCAGGCCTAGAGACTCCGCTTGTTGCAGACACCAGTGGAGCCTATTTCCGCCGGGAAGGATTAGGTAGCAACTACCTAGGTGGTCGTAGCCCCACTGAG GAGGAAGAACCAGACCCAGCGAACCTGGAAGTGGACCATGATTTCTTCCAGGAGAAGGTGTGGCCCCATTTGGCCCTGAGGGTCCCAGCTTTTGAGACTCTGAAG GTTCAGACAGCCTGGGCCGGCTATTACGACTACAACACTTTTGACCAGAATGGTGTGGTGGGCCCCCACCCACTAGTTGTCAACATGTACTTTGCTACTGGCTTCAGTGGTCACGGGCTCCAGCAGGCCCCTGGCGTTGGGCGAGCTGTGGCAGAGATGATACTGGAGGGCAGCTTCCAGACCATCGACCTGAGCCCCTTCCTCTTCAACCGCTTTTACTTGGGAGAGAAGACCCAGGAGAACAACATCATGTGA
- the FOXRED1 gene encoding FAD-dependent oxidoreductase domain-containing protein 1 isoform X2 — translation MAGGSRPGRGSRRGHGETVTYSVGGGALRATGQLARSSEWRLARSSDGWDNSEAAVRLSEGAGLRGAMIRRVLLHGLGRGLLTRRPGTRRGGFSLDWDGKVSEIKKKIKSILPGTPRDLLPDTSHLPPEHSDVVIVGGGVLGLSVAYWLKKLENRQGGMRVLVVERDHTYSQASTGLSVGGICQQFSLPENIQLSLFSASFLRNINEYLAVTNAPPLDLQFNPSGYLLLASEKDAAAMESNVKVQKQEGAKVCLMSPDQLRNKFPWINTEGVALASYGMENEGWFDPWCLLHGLRQKLASMGVFFCQGEVTRFVTSSQCMLTTNDEMVTLKSIHEVHVKMDHSLEYQPVECAIVINAAGAWSAQIAALAGIGKGPPGTLQGTKLPVEPRKRYVYVWHCPQGPGLETPLVADTSGAYFRREGLGSNYLGGRSPTEEEPDPANLEVDHDFFQEKVWPHLALRVPAFETLKVQTAWAGYYDYNTFDQNGVVGPHPLVVNMYFATGFSGHGLQQAPGVGRAVAEMILEGSFQTIDLSPFLFNRFYLGEKTQENNIM, via the exons ATGGCGGGTGGGAGCAGGCCTGGGCGGGGCTCCCGGAGAGGTCACGGGGAGACGGTCACCTATAGCGTGGGGGGCGGAGCCCTGAGGGCCACTGGCCAATTGGCGCGCTCGTCTGAATGGCGTTTGGCGCGGAGCAGTGACGGCTGGGATAATAGCGAGGCAGCTGTGCGGCTCTCAGAGGGTGCCGGTCTCAGAGGGGCCATGATTCGGAGGGTTCTGCTGCACGGCTTGGGCCGGGGCCTCTTGACCCGGAGGCCAGGCACTCGCAGAGGAGGCTTTTCTCTGG ACTGGGATGGAAAGGTGTCCGAGATTAAGAAGAAGATCAAGTCGATCCTGCCTGGAACGCCCCGTGATCTACTGCCAGACACCAGCCACCTGCCCCCCGAGCACTCGGATGTGGTGATCGTGGGAGGTGGGGTGCTTGGCTTGTCTGTGGCCTATTGGCTGAAGAAGCTGGAGAACCGACAAGGTGGTATGCGGGTGCTAGTGGTGGAACGGGACCACACG TATTCACAGGCCTCCACTGGGCTCTCAGTGGGTGGGATTTGTCAGCAGTTCTCATTGCCTGAGAACATCCAGCTCTCCCTCTTTTCAGCCAGCTTTCTACGGAACATCAAT GAGTACCTGGCCGTAACCAATGCCCCTCCGCTGGACCTCCAGTTCAACCCCTCAGGCTACCTCTTGCTGGCTTCAGAAAAGGATGCTGCAGCCATGGAGAGCAACGTGAAAGTGCAGAA ACAGGAGGGAGCCAAAGTTTGTCTGATGTCTCCTGATCAGCTTCGGAACAAGTTTCCCTGGATAAACACAGAGGGAGTGGCTCTGGCGTCTTATG GGATGGAGAATGAAGGTTGGTTTGACCCCTGGTGTCTGCTCCACGGGCTTCGGCAAAAGCTCGCGTCCATGGGAGTCTTTTTCTGCCAGGGAGAGGTGACAC GTTTTGTCACTTCATCTCAATGCATGTTGACCACAAATGACGAAATGGTGACCTTGAAAAGCATCCATGAAGTCCAT GTGAAGATGGATCACAGCCTGGAGTACCAGCCTGTGGAATGCGCCATTGTGATCAACGCAGCCGGAGCCTGGTCTGCACAAATCGCAGCGCTGGCTGGTATTGGAAAGGGGCCGCCTGGCACCCTGCAGGGCACCAAGCTACCTGTGGAGCCGAGGAAAAG GTATGTGTATGTATGGCACTGCCCCCAGGGACCAGGCCTAGAGACTCCGCTTGTTGCAGACACCAGTGGAGCCTATTTCCGCCGGGAAGGATTAGGTAGCAACTACCTAGGTGGTCGTAGCCCCACTGAG GAAGAACCAGACCCAGCGAACCTGGAAGTGGACCATGATTTCTTCCAGGAGAAGGTGTGGCCCCATTTGGCCCTGAGGGTCCCAGCTTTTGAGACTCTGAAG GTTCAGACAGCCTGGGCCGGCTATTACGACTACAACACTTTTGACCAGAATGGTGTGGTGGGCCCCCACCCACTAGTTGTCAACATGTACTTTGCTACTGGCTTCAGTGGTCACGGGCTCCAGCAGGCCCCTGGCGTTGGGCGAGCTGTGGCAGAGATGATACTGGAGGGCAGCTTCCAGACCATCGACCTGAGCCCCTTCCTCTTCAACCGCTTTTACTTGGGAGAGAAGACCCAGGAGAACAACATCATGTGA